In Methanocella sp., the sequence CCTCCGGGCCGCCGGGATAAAAACTCGCCCAGCTCGGCAGGGCAGCCGTCCGGGCAACAAAAGTCCCGTCCCCTATAAGGCACTTTACTGTCAGCGCTAAGATACAGCCCCGTATTATCCCGCTTACGCACCGACATGTAGGCAACTTCCTGAGCGACATCCGCCTGGCCGATATCACGCATCGCCTTCATGATAGCCACGCTCGTAGCAGAAGCGACGACTGGAATGGCCGGGTCCAGCAGGCCGATATTGCCGTTATGGTCTACGTGCGCATGGCTCAAAAGGACAGCTTCAACGTTAATCTTAGGAAAACCGGATACAAGTCCGTCCATATCGGCGGGAACAAGGTCTTGGCGGTATATATTAATCGGCGGTATCATGCCCAGGCTGACGAGGTCGTGGATGCCACGGCCGCTTCTTTCGCTGAGAAAATCGTCAAAGTAGGCGTTACGCCGGGCGAAGTTCATCCCGAAGTCGAGGAAAACGCCCCGCCCATTCTCTTCAACATAGATCTTATTGCCGCCTATGGTCTCGGCGCCGTCATAGATCGTTATCGCTGCCATACCAACCCATCTTTATAAAATAGGGGATGGTCGTACTTAAATCAATTGCTAAATTGAATATCGAATGGTCATAAATTTCACGCTTAACATGCGAAGGAAAACCATATAAGTAATTACAAGGTATAAATATTCCGCCTTAATTTGTTCATCCTAAAAAAAGCCGGCATAGTTGCCCGAGTGATTAGAGTGAAAAGTTTATATAACATCGTTGCATTGAACGATTAACCTTCGATGTTTGATCATTAAGCCTTTGATCATCGAACAATTATGAAAAACGGGGGTATAGCAAGGACTACGAGCTCTACTCTTAAGGCAATCCAGGTGATAACATGAAATACAACAACACCAGCGCGTCAGACAAGAAAAAAGGCGTTATCGAGACTTCCGTCTACTGCCTGAACACCAAGCGAAAGTACATCTACGAGCTTAAAGATGGCAATATCATCAGCGAGCGCGTCGTCCAGTGCACCGAATAACGGTGTCCCTTCTTTTTTATTATTTACAGGACCTTATTCCGTATAGGCAATGACCTGGTCTGCCGTTTCGAAGCCCCGAGTCTCGTCCCACTTGAAGAGCAGCTCCACGTGCGGCTTATGTTTTGGATCTGCAAAGTCGAGGCCTGTGAACTCCTTTATCATCTTTCTGGCGATCGCGCACGTTTTATTGTTACATGCAGTATATGCTTCTATCAGGTCATCCAGCGGGTTCGACGCGATGATATGCCGCACCATAAAATCGCCGTCCTTCGTGCGCTGCAGGCATGTCAGGCTACGGATAATATCGTGATGCCGCATCATATCCTCGATTTCTGGCATCCGGGTATTTTCCGCCTCTTTTAGTATCCTCAGGAGCTCCTCCGTCTTGCCAGGCAGGATAGGCACTGCGAAACACCAGGGCATCTTGAGCATATCCTTTTCTTCCAGGTACTGGCGGGTATCCTTCCAGTCCATCAGCATCTGGACATCGGGCAGGCTTTCCTCCCGGGCCATGTCGATGCCGGTGAAGTCCTTGAACTGGTCCGTCAGATACCTGGAGTACTCCACGTCCGTGGAGAAAATTTCCTTGAGAGTCTCGCCCAGGCTATGGGCTGATTGCAGGAATAAGACGAGGTAATCCCCCTTTTCGGGCATGGCCTGCAGAAATGCCAGCATCCGCTTAACGCCCGTGCCCCGGAGCTGGTCCCCGGTATCTTCGCGGTACTTTTCGCTCACGTCGTCCCAGAAATCCCGCACGTTGCCGATCTTATGCGGCAGTATGGGCAGTATAAAGCATGAGTTTACGGTTTTTTCTGCCTGCACACAATTTCCCCCAGTAAAGCATTTACCATCGGCAATAGATGATCAAATGCATGTATGTCGCAGTCGTTTATCTTCCGCGACAAGAAAATAAACGGGGGGCATCATCATAAATCCTCGCGACGGTTAAGGTCGATTTTTAAATAACAGGAAAAAGCCGACGATCCATACTAGAGCCAGTATGGCTATAAATCCGACGCCCAGAACAACCCATATCGTATTATTAACCGTATTGACCGCTTCGGGAGCCTTAAACAGGTAGGCCTGACTCGCGTCGTACTTATAAAGGAGCAGAGGCTGCGGCGTACGGTTCGCATCGGCCTTACCGCTTGCTACGATGATCCAGGCCGACGAATTGGCCGCTATGGGCCGGCCCCAGCTCTTATTATTCTCGGTCAGGTTATTATCCACGAATTGAGCGAGCCGGATGCCATCGTTGTTATATATGAATATGCCGTTCGCGCTCGCCGTGATGTTGCCCCCGGGCATGATAGCCAGTGATGCCGCGCTGCCACTATACGTTCCGTTAAAATCGAGCGGGATATCCTTTTCCTTTGTAAGCGTGGGGTCATAGACATGGACGGCATTCCGGTCCGAATCCGTGATATATAGGCTGTAGTTCCCGTCACGGACCATGTCCTTCATGTTCCAGGACGTCGTGATCTTCCGGTAGAGGCGGCCGTCCGGGTATATCAGGATTATCTCGTGCCTGGACGGCGTATCTCCGCTGGTGATGGCCACGTATCCGTCCCTGGTCAGAGTTATGCCGTGAGGATAATAGAATTTCGTGTCACCGCCGCTCTTATCGATCCAGGCCATGAAGGACTGGACCGGGAACTGGTTCACGTAGACGCCGTTTGAATCCATGACGACCACGTCCCAGCCGCACAGAATATAGATCAGGCCGTTATCGCCGACCTCAAAGGATTCGGCCAGGTTATCGTAATAGTACCCTCCCGGAGCGCTATCTCCGCCCTGATCGCCCATGTTCTTTTTCAAAACGTAGAATGACCGGACCATCGCCAGGTCCCGGTCATATACCGTGATCTGGCTCCGGAAATGCACGTTATCGGAGTAGATATGCTGCAAAATATATACGTTATCGTCAGCGTCCACCCGGATGTTTACCGGCGTGTCGATCTGCCCCTGGCCGGTACCATAGGAGCCTGCGGCGATGAGCGGCTTCACGACAGTCATGTTATTATCCGCCCGTGCCACCCGGGGGGCTGATAATAATGCGATGACGGCGATGAGGCCGATGGTCAGAAATAACGTGCGGCTGCTTACCATTTATTTGGCCTATAAGGATGATATAGCGCCTTATATGTATAATTTGTCCTGTGGCTTATAATAAAAAAAGATCTGATTAAAATCCGGAATTATTTTGTCCGGATTTTTACCTTGTTGAGTCCCAGGACTTTTTCGATCGCCGCTTCACTCGCTTCGACCTCGATGGGCTTATCACAGTTCTTGATGACGGTCTCGGGGTCCTTAAGCAGGTGGCCCGTAACGACACACACGACGCGCTCATCGTCCTCGATGACGCCCATGTTCCTCAATTTTATCAGGCCCGCCACGGAAGCGGCCGACGCCGGCTCGACGCCGATGCCCTCTTTTACGGCGAGCATCTTCTGGGCGTTAAGGATCTCTTCGTCCGTCACCGTCTCGGCGGTGCCGCCGGATTTTCGGATCGCGTTGAGCGCCTTGACCGCGTTCACCGGGTCGCCGATGCGGATTGCCGTGGCAACGGTCTCAGGGTGCTCTTCGGCCGTGATCTCCTTCGCGCCCGACTTTATCGCCTTTACTATCGGGGCGCTGCCTTCAGCCTGTATGCCGGTCATCTTCGGTATGCGGTCGATGATGCCGAGATTCTTCATCTCGTTTAATCCCTTGAAGATCGCGGTGATATTTCCGGCGTTGCCCACCGGCAATATGATCCGGTCGGGCACTTCCCAGCCGAAGAAATCGACGATCTCGAAGCCGATGGTCTTCTGGCCTTCCAGCCGGAAAGGATTAATGGAATTGAGTAAGTATATGCCGTTCTCGACGCACAGCTCTCGGACTAATCTCAGCGCGTCGTCGAAGTTACCCTTGATGCTGATGACCTTGGCTCCGTGCATCAGCGCCTGGGCGACCTTGCCCAGGGCGACCTTGCCCTGCGGCAGCAGCACGATGACGGGGATGCCGGCGCGGGCGCCATAGACGGCGAGCGACGCGGACGTGTTGCCCGTCGAGGCGCAGGCCACGCTCTTCATGCCCAGCTCCAGGGCCTTAGTGACGCCCACGGTCATGCCGCGGTCCTTGAACGACCCCGAGGGGTTCATGCCCTCGTGCTTTGCATAGGCTTCCTTGAGGCCGATCTCGGCGCCGATCTTTTTCATGTGGTAGACGGGGGTGCCGCCTTCCTTGAGAGTGACCGGCTCACGGCTAATGGGAAGCAATGCCTTATATTTCCAGACCGACAGCGGGCCCTTCAAGTCTTCCCGGGCCAGATGGATCTTCGAATAATCGTACACGACGTCCAGCAGGCCGTCGCACTTTTTACACGTGTAGATGACCTCGTCGGCGGGATATTTCGCGCCGCACTTGATGCATTCCAGATGATACATCCTGCCAATCCTCGTATTACGCCGTATAGAATATCCCGATGATTTTTAAAACTTTGCTTTTATCCGAATGCTCAATAAAAAACATTCTAGTATAAACATGAGCGTTTGAGTTTCTTTTCGATTTTTTATTTAAAGCTCATATATATTGTCTTTCCCCCCGATAACAATAAATAAGAAGAATTTGATATCTTGGTTAAGCTGTTGGTTACCGAAATATCGTGAACCCAACAATTCTAATATTATACGTATGAGGTGAAAATATGGATAAGAGATTAGGGATCCTATTCGTTATCGCTTTAGTCGTGGTAGCGACCGTAGCATTCGTTTCTGGATGTACGAGCCCGACGACTTCACCGACGGCGAGTGCGACCCCGGCTAAGAACTATACTATAGTTAATATGGAGGCCGGAGAGCCGGAATCTTTGGACCCGGCTTTCGCATATGATTCGGCCAGCTATGAAATTGTACAGAACTGTGCCGAAACGCTGATCTATTTCAATGGTACGGACACGGTCCACCCCGTTGGTATACTGGCCACGTCCTGGGATGTTTCCCCGGATGGTTTGACCTACACGTTCCATCTCCGTGACGGCGTCTACTTCCAGGATGGCACCAAGTTCAATGCCTCCGCTGTCAAGTATACGTTTGACCGGGGCGTCATCATGAACCAGGGCCCGTATGCTTCGGACATTTCACCGTATATCCTGGGCGGCCCTGAGTACATGGCCTCTAACTTCACGGACGCCGATGTCAAGGCCTACCTGGCCAAGAATGCGGTTGAAGTCGTGAACGAGACCACGGTCAGGATGCACCTTGAGTCGCCGTACTCGGCCTGGCTCTATGCGATGTCCTTCGCCGGCTGCTCGATCATCAGCCCGACGGCTGACCAGCTGAATGGCGGCTACTCGCCAAACAACCAGAGCACCTGGGCCAACGAGCATCTCGTCGGCACCGGCCCGTTCGTCTTCAAGGAGTGGCAGCACAAGGACCACATCACCATGGTCCGGAATGACAATTATTGGGGAACGCCTGCCAAGCCATCTCAGGTCATCATCCGCTACGTCTCGGAATGGGCTGACCGTAAGCTTGCGCTGGACAAAGGCGACGCGGACTACATCCTCGGCGACAACGCGATGCACATCGGCGAGCTGAGGAACGACACGGCTGCGGCGATCGACGTGTATTCGCCGACGATGACGATTAACTTCATCGGCATGAACGAGCGCATACCGCCCTTCGACAACGTTACCGTGAGAGAGGCCTTCGTCGAATCCTTCGACTATAACACCTTCAGCAACAAGGTGCTGAATGGCTTCGCGACCACGCCCAATGGCTGTATCCCGTCGGGTATGCTGGGCTACAACGCCTCGGCTCCAACGCCCACGTACAACCCGACCCATGCCAAGCAGCTGTTACAGCAGATGGGCTATAGCAAGGACAAGCCGACGAACTTCACCATCTACTACAACACCGGCAGCGCAGCCCGTGAGACCGCCTGCTTGCTGTTGAAACAGTCACTCGAGAGCTATGACCTGGGCATCACCGTCAACGTCCAGGAGATCGACTGGCCGACGTACCTGAAGATGGAGAGGGCGCACACGATGCCGATCTTCCAGCTAGGCTGGATCGCCGACTTCCCGTCCTCGGACAACTTCGTCAACCCGTTCGCATTCAGCCAGGGCTACTATACGGCGCACATCGCCTACAACAACCCGAAGGTCGATGCGCTCTATAAGCAGTCACTGAACACGACGGATCCGGCGCAGCTGGACAATATCTATAACCAGATCAACACACAGCTCATGAACGACAATGCGTACATCTGGCTCGATATCCCGCAGAATGTGTTCGTCCATGGGCCAACCGTGAAGGGCTACGTATACTGCCCGCTGGACAG encodes:
- the thrC gene encoding threonine synthase, with translation MYHLECIKCGAKYPADEVIYTCKKCDGLLDVVYDYSKIHLAREDLKGPLSVWKYKALLPISREPVTLKEGGTPVYHMKKIGAEIGLKEAYAKHEGMNPSGSFKDRGMTVGVTKALELGMKSVACASTGNTSASLAVYGARAGIPVIVLLPQGKVALGKVAQALMHGAKVISIKGNFDDALRLVRELCVENGIYLLNSINPFRLEGQKTIGFEIVDFFGWEVPDRIILPVGNAGNITAIFKGLNEMKNLGIIDRIPKMTGIQAEGSAPIVKAIKSGAKEITAEEHPETVATAIRIGDPVNAVKALNAIRKSGGTAETVTDEEILNAQKMLAVKEGIGVEPASAASVAGLIKLRNMGVIEDDERVVCVVTGHLLKDPETVIKNCDKPIEVEASEAAIEKVLGLNKVKIRTK
- a CDS encoding ABC transporter substrate-binding protein; this translates as MDKRLGILFVIALVVVATVAFVSGCTSPTTSPTASATPAKNYTIVNMEAGEPESLDPAFAYDSASYEIVQNCAETLIYFNGTDTVHPVGILATSWDVSPDGLTYTFHLRDGVYFQDGTKFNASAVKYTFDRGVIMNQGPYASDISPYILGGPEYMASNFTDADVKAYLAKNAVEVVNETTVRMHLESPYSAWLYAMSFAGCSIISPTADQLNGGYSPNNQSTWANEHLVGTGPFVFKEWQHKDHITMVRNDNYWGTPAKPSQVIIRYVSEWADRKLALDKGDADYILGDNAMHIGELRNDTAAAIDVYSPTMTINFIGMNERIPPFDNVTVREAFVESFDYNTFSNKVLNGFATTPNGCIPSGMLGYNASAPTPTYNPTHAKQLLQQMGYSKDKPTNFTIYYNTGSAARETACLLLKQSLESYDLGITVNVQEIDWPTYLKMERAHTMPIFQLGWIADFPSSDNFVNPFAFSQGYYTAHIAYNNPKVDALYKQSLNTTDPAQLDNIYNQINTQLMNDNAYIWLDIPQNVFVHGPTVKGYVYCPLDSALIYKDMTK